The following is a genomic window from Bosea sp. RAC05.
GAACATGTCCGCGCCCGGGCCGAGCACGGTCGAGAAATGCTCGCAGGCGCCGACGAAGATCTCGCGCAGGAAATTCTGCTCCTCCGGCGAGCCGCGCCAGCCATCCTTGACCGTGACGGTGCGGCCATCGTTCAGGCGGAAGGAGAACACGTCGACGGCGTTGCCATAGGCATGCTCGGACGTCCGGCTGGTGCCGGTGCCGTTGTTCATCGCCCGGCAGGAATAGGAGCCCGCCCGCATCTCGATCACCTGCGCGCCGAGCACGTTCTGCGCTGCCGGCTGCACCACTTCGGCGAGCCATTTGTCGGTGGTCGCAACCACGGGGCAGGCCAGCGTCGCCTTGCTGGTCAGCCCGATGCCACCATTGGCGAAAGCCGAGACCCTGAGCGGCCTCTCCATGCCGCAGGTGCCCGGGCCGTCGATCGGCTTCTCGCGCAGGCTGACATAGGAGGAGAGCTGCACCTGGCGCGAGGACAGGCAGGCGGCTTCGGCCTGGTCGCGCCAGGCGGCGCGCTGCGGCTTCTGGAACTGGCCGCAGCCGGCGAGCCCGGTTCCGAGCAGGCCAAG
Proteins encoded in this region:
- a CDS encoding extensin-like domain-containing protein; the protein is MRRVHLALIALGLLGTGLAGCGQFQKPQRAAWRDQAEAACLSSRQVQLSSYVSLREKPIDGPGTCGMERPLRVSAFANGGIGLTSKATLACPVVATTDKWLAEVVQPAAQNVLGAQVIEMRAGSYSCRAMNNGTGTSRTSEHAYGNAVDVFSFRLNDGRTVTVKDGWRGSPEEQNFLREIFVGACEHFSTVLGPGADMFHYDHFHIDLARHSKGRHICKPVIKYTPNYNLPPPDPARPYSSAQPSLRDTAPAMVAGGALLRQPQGSMRPPGAVSTGSYPVASHQGQGLEAQRRFLEEYDNKPLNPPRSSRPGAQSLPSEQRGPLMLPGSVPPTEEVILGDDEGTGVVDQEGYDQAQPLITPQRDPFAYSSGRTPGRR